In a genomic window of Penaeus monodon isolate SGIC_2016 chromosome 27, NSTDA_Pmon_1, whole genome shotgun sequence:
- the LOC119590643 gene encoding solute carrier family 43 member 3-like, translated as MACHQNPNLELSLTRRVVIFMIGIIESMLFGGAVFGWPQLVHVLKVEGIYSDLCMDSPSAPNHTRRQPSAADTFNNTRCINLNTTFEISDSKAIGVEKCDPQDERFALIYTVTVCCYSIPGILVGYLLHHAGLRVTRVSGGTMLSMGFLFLGIATKDSPHWLFPAMILLALGGNQTRMSVMQFGDLFPDYRATAITMLSGMYAASAALFLVFQYTAMAGIPRAHVCWALAAISSLSIFLSFIIPVHHIPIHNQQSQNQDVIESPSPLKTSLCSASSFLHQLWFFVHLLAVNNYQQSYNVWITSSSCSVAEAGLYSMLFSYSNILTVFFGPIGGVFTDYMIRKAYNTPNELDRRVKEVQASFWPLLVTSVFNTVMYGCLLFFHPAAIYVSLLCMLVARPCIIAVSTAYLRIRFPAGHFNRLLGIYGTVGSVLLFLQYPHFMWAQHMYYAAHALILAVLAVSYLNPIHLLFTPLIRHAVVIRDNLKPEDLHPVRNTYADKEVNGL; from the exons ATGGCGTGCCACCAGAACCCGAACCTCGAGCTCTCCCTCACCAGGAGAGTCGTCATCTTCATGATCGGCATCATCGAGTCCATGCTCTTCGGCGGGGCTGTGTTCGGATGGCCGCAGCTCGTGCACGTTCTCAAGGTCGAGGGCATCTACAGCGACCTGTGTATGGACTCTCCGTCCGCCCCCAATCACACCCGCCGCCAGCCCTCGGCCGCCGATACGTTCAACAACACGCGCTGCATAAACCTCAACACGACCTTTGAGATTTCCGATAGTAAAGCG ATCGGCGTGGAGAAATGCGACCCACAGGACGAGCGATTCGCCCTCATCTACACTGTAACGGTGTGTTGTTACAGTATCCCTGGTATCCTTGTGGGTTACCTGCTTCATCATGCCGGGCTGCGCGTTACTAGGGTATCAGGAGG GACTATGCTGTCGATGGGTTTCCTCTTCCTGGGCATCGCGACCAAAG ACTCCCCACACTGGCTCTTCCCCGCCATGATCCTCCTGGCACTCGGAGGCAACCAAACGCGCATGAGTGTCATGCAATTCGGTGACCTCTTCCCCGACTACAGAGCCACCGCCATCACCATGTTGTCTGGCATGTACGCAGCGTCTGCCGCACTCTTCCTTGTCTTCCAG taCACAGCGATGGCGGGCATACCTCGAGCTCACGTGTGCTGGGCCCTGGCGGCCATCAGCtcgctctccatcttcctctcgtTCATCATACCGGTCCATCACATCCCCATCCACAACCAAC AATCTCAAAACCAAGACGTCATCGAGTCTCCATCGCCTCTGAAAACGAGTCTCTGCTccgcctcttcctttcttcaccaGCTCTGGTTCTTCGTGCATCTTCTCGCAGTAAACAACTACCAACAGTCTTACAATGTTTGGATTACCA GTTCGTCATGTAGTGTGGCCGAAGCGGGACTATATTCAATGTTATTCAGCTACAGCAACATCCTGACCGTGTTCTTTGGCCCTATTGGAGGCGTCTTCACAGATTACATGATCAGGAAAGCATATAATA CCCCGAACGAGCTGGACCGCCGTGTGAAGGAAGTGCAGGCGTCCTTCTGGCCGCTCCTGGTCACGTCGGTGTTCAACACAGTCATGTACGGCTGCCTGCTGTTCTTCCACCCTGCTGCCATCTACGTCTCCCTCTTGTGCATGTTGGTGGCCAGGCCTTGCATCATCGCCGTGTCCACGGCCTACCTCAGGATTCG GTTCCCCGCCGGGCATTTCAACCGCCTGCTGGGCATCTACGGCACCGTGGGTTCAGTTCTGCTCTTCTTGCAATACCCTCACTTTATGTGGGCGCAACATATGTATTATGCG GCGCATGCACTGATACTGGCCGTGCTGGCTGTGAGCTACCTCAACCCCATTCACCTGCTCTTCACTCCGCTCATAAGACACGCCGTGGTTATCAGGGACAATCTGAAGCCTGAGGATTTGCACCCCGTCAGGAACACCTATGCCGATAAGGAAGTTAATGGTTTATAA